The following coding sequences are from one Tubulanus polymorphus chromosome 12, tnTubPoly1.2, whole genome shotgun sequence window:
- the LOC141914154 gene encoding putative histone-lysine N-methyltransferase PRDM6: protein MGLSSILGQHKPAPQTKRPRVQLPLCELYETEPISNRPQRNIARKNYSELEMPEDDKFIFCEICNQEYLDGCEEHGKFIIINDSKVPKGKPDRAFETVPDGLMVKKSKIPRAGRGVFTDKLLLTGLRFGPYEGELRSRYDEMEVHKSGYAWLICRDGKPHHFIDASDVSLSNWMRFVNCARNEEEQNLEAFQYNGEIYYRTIKHINPGRELLVWYGEDYAKEIGIDCKSKAWGKSSRDKTVKTTMKIISKNRPKNMEIKPLGEIKSSTLNISPVQADKYRCPFCIWPALSTANTLMEHIRRKHPDADPAEVRKVADQIYIKLQKTDEQQKTCGVCSKTFSRAADLRRHISVHTGIKQFECNVCGKTFTHNGNLQTHISVHTGIKQFECNVCGKTFTHNGNLKRHFRIHSGEKPYRCSICDKSYNDSGNLQTHMRIHTGEKPYVCSICGMRFTRSSNLQTHMKLHSGEKPYHCDLCDQSFTQRAGLYYHKKTKHSV from the exons ATGGGATTGTCTTCAATTCTAGGGCAACATAAACCGGCACCTCAGACTAAACGACCCAGAGTTCAA cttCCCCTTTGTGAACTGTATGAGACGGAACCAATATCAAACCGGCCGCAACGTAACATCGCGCGCAAAAATTATTCCGAACTAGAAATGCCCGAGGATGACAAGTTTATAT tttgtgaaatttgtaatcaagaATATCTGGATGGTTGCGAGGAACACGGaaaattcatcataatcaaCGACTCGAAA gTGCCGAAGGGAAAACCCGATAGAGCGTTTGAGACGGTACCCGACGGTTTAATGGTGAAGAAATCGAAAATACCGCGAGCTGGAAGAGGTGTGTTTACCGATAAACTGCTGTTAACTGGTCTTAGATTCGGACCGTACGAAGGAGAACTGCGATCACGCTACGACGAAATGGAGGTTCATAAATCTGGTTACGCCTGGCTC ATTTGTCGAGACGGTAAACCACATCATTTCATCGATGCCAGTGACGTGAGTTTATCAAACTGGATGAGATTTGTGAATTGCGCGCGAAACGAGGAAGAACAGAATCTAGAAGCGTTTCAATATAACGGAGAAATCTACTATAGAACTATCAAACACATTAATCCCG GTCGTGAACTGTTGGTTTGGTACGGCGAAGATTACGCGAAGGAAATCGGTATCGACTGTAAATCGAAAGCTTGGGGGAAATCGTCACGCGATAAAACCGTGAAAACAACGATGAAAATCATCTCGAAAAATCGACCCAAGAATATGGAAATTAAACCGCTCGGCGAAATCAAATCTTCGACACTCAACATTTCACCGGTTCAAG cCGATAAATATCGTTGTCCGTTTTGCATCTGGCCAGCGTTGAGTACGGCCAATACACTGATGGAACACATCCGTCGGAAACACCCGGACGCCGACCCCGCCGAGGTTCGTAAAGTAGCCGATCAAATTTACATTAAACTGCaaaaaactgatgaacaacaaaAAACATGTGGAGTTTGTAGTAAGACATTTAGTAGAGCCGCCGATCTGAGAAGACACATTAGTGTCCATACAGGGATAAAACAGTTTGAGTGTAATgtatgtggaaaaactttcaCTCACAATGGTAATTTACAGACACACATTAGTGTCCATACAGGGATAAAACAGTTTGAGTGTAATgtatgtggaaaaactttcaCTCACAATGGTAATTTAAAGAGACACTTTAGAATTCACAGTGGAGAGAAGCCATATAGATGTTCAATATGTGATAAATCATACAACGATAGCGGTAATCTTCAGACACATATGAGAATACACACAGGCGAAAAGCCATATGTATGTAGTATATGCGGTATGAGATTTACTCGGAGTAGTAATCTACAGACACATATGAAACTGCACAGTGGTGAAAAGCCATATCATTGTGATTTATGTGATCAATCATTCACTCAACGCGCTGGTCTATATTACCATAAAAAAACCAAACATTCTGTGTAA